The nucleotide window CGCTGCCGATAGTTCGGACTACATTTCCGTTTGCATCGAAGACAAAAATTCTTTTTAAGAAGGAATCTGAAACAATGACATTATTTTCAGGAGTTACAATAACTCCGATTGGTGTATGAAGTTTATGCTGACCTATATCGCCGATGGAACGCATTTTTTTCATTCGGTTATCGAAAATAACTACATTTTTCAAGCTTGTATCGGTTACGTAAATAGTGCCGGTTGCGTCGGCGGCAACTCCAAACGGACGCATCAAGGCATTTTCTTTCGATTCGCCCGCTAAAATTCTCAAGAATGCATCGCCTTTGCTTTCGGCAAAATAATCTTCACCTTTAATGATATTCACAAGTTTAAACCGCGGTTGCTCGGGAGGCGGGGGCCAGATGTATTCGGGAATAGTTTCCTTTGTCGTCCCGCAACCAATCAAGAAGATGCTTGTGAATAATATTGTTAATATGTATTTCATTTATTTAGTATTTGACCTTTTCATAAACTCGGAATTGGAGTTCCATCCCGAATAACGAGATGGAAGCTCCTAATTCCTTCTCTCTGGCAAGGGAATGTTCAGAGAGGATTCTAAAATTTTAGATTTTAAATTTATGATTAATGATTTATTGTTTTGAAAATTTTGATACTACTTGCTATATATAATTGCTAATTGTCAATTGCCTTTTAACAATTAAAAGGGTCTTGCTACCGTGAACCATAATTCACGGCGTTTATCTATAAAACGAAATTCTCGAAGCCGAAGTTGAAAACTTAATGCCCGCCATTGGTAATTAATCTCGGCATCCTGGTTTATAAAATCGCGGCGGGTCATTGGGTCGTACGACCAGCTAAGCGAATATCCTAATGAAAGATTCCGCATAAAAAATTGAGCGCTATTAAAGTTTAAATTTATACTGTAAAACTTCGACTTGAATCTTCCTAAATTCCAATTTATGTTTCCATTAAAACTTAATGAAAAAGGGATGTAATAATATAAAGATGTTATAAACCGTTGATTTAACCGTAATTGAGTTAATGAACGGGAAGGTTCATATTTACTATATATATCCTCATCCCGGTAATCGATCATCGATTCGGAATTCAAATTACCGAACAATAATTTTGATATAGCTAACGAGGCATTCTTGAATGTTTCGTCGCGTTCTCTGTTGTAATAGACTTTGCTTTTATTAAATGCAAAGCTACTTGTAATATTAAAATCGTAAACCCGAGCATTGATCGAGTTGGCGAAACCGCCATTTATGTTCGATTGTTTTTCGGTACCCGCTTGTTTGCTATAGCCGACGTTTATGCCATTACTAAAATCGATATTTGTAAACCCGAACATATGCTGCAGGTTAAATGCATTTCCCATTCTTTGCAAAATAATTTTCCGTACGTCGTCTTTGTTATTTTCAATTATATACCGGTCGTCGTTGCGTGTTGTAAAAATATTATAGTTCAAATGTAAATTTTTGTTCATGAGATATTGCACAGATTGACTAAGACTTAAACCAAAAGAGACCGAGTTCTCAGATTCGATGTGCCTGCCGTTTACAGAAGTGCCTAGACGTATCTGGTCGCTTGCTTCATTATAAAACATCAGCGAGCCGGATGTAAAACCAAAATTATTATAGCTGTAATATTCTGTGTTAATATCGAATCGCGCTTTTTCGGTATATTGCTTCATGCCATTCATAACTAATCGGTAATAATTATCCCGGTCGCCCGTTGATTTCTCGTAAACATCATTAAAATTACCCGATAGGGAGATGTTCGACTCGGTTGAAGCTTTCGATAAATTAATTCCAAACTCTCTTTGTATTTGATCTGCATTTGATGTTGGTACAACCGACCAACTTCTGTTTTGATTGTAATAGATGTTTGTTGTGGGAAGAAAGTAGATTTTCTCTGTAGAAATTTGTAACCGCTGCTGCTGCTGACGAAAATTGAAAGGGCTTTCGCCGAAACCGACTATATTCGTGCTCGATTCTAACTCGCCGTCTCGCGCAAACATATCTAATCGAACAAGATAATTTTGTAGTGCAGTAGCGTTAATATTGTAGTAGTTGAATAAAAAGCTTTTAGATTTTTGTGAGAAATTTTGATAATACGAGTTGTTGTAGTTTAAATGAACAGCAGTTTGAAGACCGTATGAAATAAGGCGGGGCGAATATAGATATCCGTTAACCCCCAAATTAAATTGAGGACTGTAACGGTTAAACTTTGATGTATTATTTCCGGATTTTGAAGTCTGATATTGTTGCTGGTAACGAAACTCACCGCCGATAGATGTAATCTGCGGTATAGCTGTAAGCTGCATTAATATAGTCAAACACAAAATCCATATAATTTGTTGTATCAATTTTCCCTTGCCAAATTCAAATTATAGTGTAGGTCGACGAGCCTCGCCGACCTACAATTATTACTTTTTAGTTAACCCTAAGGTTATAAATTACAGAATAAATTATTTTGCGTGACAAGCAACGCAGAGTTTACCATCCGTAAGTGTTCCTTGAACCATCTTTGTATCGGTTTTGTGAGGATTGTGGCAAGATGAACATTGAACTTTTCCACCGAATAAACGGCCAACTTTTGTTGTACCATCGAGGTATGCATATTGAGTATTTGCTGGTGTGTTCAAAGCACCATCAGTTGCAAGTGCATCAGCATAGTTGAAGTTAACAGGATGTGTGTGCCCTAAATTTGGGTAATCTGTTCCACTTACAATTTTATTCCTGTCACGATTCGGGATATCTGCAACTGTTCGTGTTTCATAAGGTACCCATGGATCTGTTCCGGTAACGTGGGGGCGTTTTACATAAGCTGCCGATGTGTACATTGCTGAACCATCGTGGCAGCTTAAGCACATATTGCTAACATTTTTGTGTTGGTCGCCAGTATTATCACTTGGGTCGATAGCTGTTGCATCCATTTGGATACCGGTGTAACTACCCCAGTTTTGACCTGATTTTGCAGTTCGTGCCCATAGTGGATCTTTAACACCTGCTGCTGGAATGTGTGGGCTATGGCAATATGAGCAAAGTCTGTCCGATGCACCAGCTATATACTGTGCATTTGTTTTGGTAGAGGTAACTCTTAAGTCGTGCTTCGTGTTTAACATCAGAGAAGTTTGTGCTAAAACTACAGAAGAGACTGCTAAAATTACTACTGCGATTAAAAGTAATCGTTTCATTTAATAACTCCTTTAATTATTAATTAATTAAGCCTCAGAATTAATAGAATCTTTCTCATGAGGCAGATGAGAAAAATTTAATTTCCTTTGAGCAGCTCAAATATTTGAACTCTCTCGTTCACTTGGTCTGCTACATATATTCTGTTGTTTTCATCAATACAAATTCCTACAGGATTTAAAAAACCTAAATTGTCGCTGTCGGAATACCTTCCAACAAACATTAACAAATCAAAATCTTGATTAAATATTTGAAAATTGTTATGAAGAGCATCTACTACATATAAGTTATTACGCTTGTCGATTGCGATACCTTTAGGTCGCTCGAACATTCCAAATAAGTTACCCTGTTGTCCAAATTTGCGTAAATATTTACCGTTCTTATCAAAAACTTGTATTCTAAAATTGAAAGCGTCGACAACATAGATGTTGCTTTCGTTATCTACCGC belongs to Bacteroidota bacterium and includes:
- a CDS encoding cytochrome c3 family protein → MKRLLLIAVVILAVSSVVLAQTSLMLNTKHDLRVTSTKTNAQYIAGASDRLCSYCHSPHIPAAGVKDPLWARTAKSGQNWGSYTGIQMDATAIDPSDNTGDQHKNVSNMCLSCHDGSAMYTSAAYVKRPHVTGTDPWVPYETRTVADIPNRDRNKIVSGTDYPNLGHTHPVNFNYADALATDGALNTPANTQYAYLDGTTKVGRLFGGKVQCSSCHNPHKTDTKMVQGTLTDGKLCVACHAK